A window of Gossypium hirsutum isolate 1008001.06 chromosome D13, Gossypium_hirsutum_v2.1, whole genome shotgun sequence genomic DNA:
AACATacttacacatacatatatatatatatagtatcaGATATGATAATGAATGTCATAAGACTAAGAAGTAGCAAGGAGTCTAAATGAtatgttttcaaattatttaagtTCAACTCGAAAAGAATTCGAGTTTGATTCAATAGTTATCGAATCaaatttaagtttaataattctcaTCTTAAACAACTCGTTTAAtatatagtttaaatatttttatattattaacctttaatgtatattattaatattaagcTTAATTATCAAGTCGAGCTCTAACTTGAATATGTATGAGCTTAATTGAGCTCGAGCTTGAGTAGCTCAATTATATCTTGAACCAAGCTCAAGTTTATAATTAAATGTTCGATCAAGCTCAAGCCAAGTGTCTTTTGCAAATATTAACTTGAGTTCGAGTTCGAGCTTGAATATATACGAGCTTGAGTAGCTCAATTATATTTTGAactaaactcaaatttaaaattaaatgttgaatcaagctcaagccAAGTATCTTTtgcaaatttcaaatcgagttcgAGTTCAAGCTCGAACTTAGCTCGACTACATTCCTTACCCTAAGCAAGGCAATATTTAGTGCTTCAAAGCCCCAGCAAGTCTtgcaaaattatatgtatttgctAACTGTTGACAGTCCTTGAGGGACTATTTAAAAACAGTACTAGAGATACATAAATACGAGTTATTGAGCCTTGAATATATGCTAGAAGCTAAGACTAACAGACAATGTTTGCCCCATCAAAATATCTAAATCAGATATTGATACTCGGTGGATCCCATCCCATCCCAtgcattttctttttataaaaatggatatgaacttttgcactttttccATTCCAGCTCATTTCTATATGGGGATCCAAaagcaaaaaaattcaaaatctaaaTCTGACCGAGTCATAATAAACAATTTCATGTGCAAAATTCTGTCGTGTGGACCTTTGCTTGTAATAATCTGCTCATTTAGTAGGATGACCCCCTCAGGGTTTCAGTCACATTCTGTTATCAAATTATAACACTCTAGAAAGCTACCTATCCCATAGAAGATGCTAGAAATGTAATTGGAAATTTATGCAGGAATTAAAATAAACAGGGTTTTCATTTAGATTGACACTTTATAGGTCTTGTTCCATCATCAATATGCTTCAACATATCACCCCTTTTTGCCTTTTTGGCTATATGTTCTTGCAAGAGAAGAATATTGGCTTTAGTGTTTTTGAAAGATTAGggtaaattatttttctttttagaatttttatgtcGAGTTTTATTGTCCATATTCATGGTTTAaagttactttttttttaataatatcgtctttaaaatttgaatttatgtcCTTTCCTTAAAATATATTGTCTATAGAAGCGATTTTGAACCTATGAAAAAAATATCGATCCCATTTTATACCGCAGTTATTAGCTATAATTTTGATGGTTTTAGATCAGGAAGCTGTTCTTTTAAAGCGCATATATATATGACAATGCATGGCAGACAAATTAAGGAGGTGACAGGTTTGAGGGAATTTAAAAGCTTAATATTTCCTCTTCCAGTGATTTAAGTAAAATAAgggtatgaatttatatatacatatattattttattgataattcaatttttattcgTGTTGGAAAGAAATGTCTAACTAAAAAGTTGAAGTGCAATATCAATTCGGAGACTTTGGGGGTAAAGAATGATGAACTTCTCCTCCTCTTTTGCATATTTCATTAAACGAAACCCTTTTCAAAAGTGATTATATTAAGAGAGCCAATGTTATTGAGGTATCTTCCATCTTTTTTAAGGAGAAATTTGTGATGAATCTCTCGACAACTTTGATATTGCTTTCAATGGGGTGAATTTGTTCTTTCTTCAATCACTTAGAAACAAAATTTTTATCgaaaataatatcaaacttattAAGAGAtcgttttaaaaaatatatattttgtgcaaaatttctttacataGTAATTAGTAATTACAAAGGCATACATCTCTGCTTAGTTAATAACATTTTTTCCATTTCCAACAATTGCTAGTAACATGAAAGAATGCATATAAATAATTTCAACTaggattttctttttcatttcattttattgaaTTAAGTAGAAAACATGAATTCAAAAAAACTACATCCACCTTTAAATTCCTAAacataagatatatatataacagTTTTAAGTGTTTCAATAGCTTTGGATCATAGCTTCATAAGAAGTAGCCCAAGTGACATTAGCATTAGGATCCTCCCTTTCTTGCCCTTGCTGCTGCTGTTCATCAGCTAATATCCTCTCGAGTTCGCTTGGGCAGCAAGGAATCGTAAGCGCTCCCTTGTGGTCGAAGCCATACTCTTCGGCCGCTTGTTCCAACAACATTAAGAACCTCGGGTGCGTCAAGTAACTCAAGGGAACCACAAATCTCCTCGGTTCTTCACCGTGCTCGGCAACCACAGCGAAGTGACCTTCTTTCACATCATCAGGCACGTTGTTTGAACCATGGCGAGCTTCGTTGTGTTTCCATTTCTTCTTTAAAGAAAGACTCTTGTGAAACATCTCTGCAACTACCTTCAGCTTCACGATCCCATTCTTCTTGTAGTTGAGCTTAGCCATTCCTGCTAGTGTTATTGCTTTACTCAAGTGTGGATGATACGGTTTCGTAGTTGAGACAGTATCTATTTATACAAGTTTAGACACGATGGTGTAGGCCAGTAGGGTGAGAGATAAAGTTTGGATGGttgctaaattttgcatttcCATTCCAAGACCTCAAGCTAATatggataataaaaataaaaataaaaagagataaaGTAGAATTGAAAAGGACATGGTCGCTTGCTTGCTTGCTTGCTTTCTGGAGTTAATTGGAAAGACCAGTCATGTGAATAAGTGACTTCTTACCTTCAATTAAACAGTCGTTTTCAGTTACCACACTTTTGTCTGCCTTCAAATTATTGAGTGCTTCCCCCATTTTAACTGCCTTCTTTTCAGGTGGTGACTAATCTTTGGGGTTTGAATCCCATGCGTATTATCCTTACTTAATTGCTCTTACATATTTTGGTGTTAAAAAAAGGACTTATCgagaatatttaaaaattttgatagatttaaataaaaatttaatacacTTTAATGATGAATCTAAATTTTTTGGGAGCCTAACGAAGATATTGCTATACAAAATCCCTTCAAATAACCAAGAATAGGAATGAAAAACCAGAGTGTATGTACCTAATTTGGAAATATACGCAAAATGAGCAGTAGAAATCAATAAGGCAAGTACTTTTCTAGTCCTTACTATATCTGCAGTGGCAGCTACAATTATGAACTCATCATGTGATATATGGATAGGATGTGAAAGGTATTTTGGtcagaaatttttaatttttatgcctTAGTCACTTCATCTAATTATAAAAAACTGTTGATAATAAAGATGACCTACAGCCATTTAAAATGCCCCCAACTAAATGAAGTATACTTACTGTCTGTTATATCATTGTCGAGGGTGGCACTAAAGGAGGCATagttgttgcggaagcgacgataatattaataacaatattatcagaaatatttagataattattatgccaacaattatactaagaaaattcccagttaaattggaggggtcacaaatggtcccgcttaaaacccaacaactagacagaactcacttagatatttatagcaataataactaaataaatataaccaacataaagctattaaatataagcaaacaaataagaaataaaataccagagatttaacgaggttcggccaatttagcttacgtcctcggacactaccaaatcaatatttcttctagaaatattacaaaggagaagattttgggatgatacaactaaagggggaggggttctatatataacaaaccaaaccccctccctttctatcttttcctaatgtgggatattgccaatattcaacaaatctccaccttggcgatattccacatcttcgaacatcttctcataacacaaacttcaatagtgtcttcaaatttgcgcCAACGACGCCATATCAAATGTGTCGGACATTGATCAAGTCTAAACAATGTTCAAACTTGGCCCTTGTAACCACCTTAGTCagcatatctgcaggattctccGTAGTGTGAATCTTTTGGAGAAGTATCTCCTTTTCTTCTAgaatttcccgcacaaagtgatagcGAACGTCTATGTGCTTCGTTCGTGCATGAaaaacttgattctttgctaaatgaatagcactctgactgtcagaATACACCTTAAGTTGTTTTTGACCAACTTCCAAGTCTTTAAGCAATCCATGAAGCCAAATTGCTTCCTTCACAGCCTCTGTAATTGCCATATACTCTGCCTCTGTTGTAGACAAAGCCACCGTGGACTGTAAGGTAGATTTCCAACTAACTGGCGCTTTCGctaaagtaaacaaatagccagTTGTAGACCGTCGCTTATCCAAATCACCTGCATAATTAGAATCACAATATCCAACTATGCATTGACCAAATGATTCATCCTGCTCGAATGCCAATCCGACATCTATGGTATTTTGGAGATACcgcagaatccatttcacagcttgccaatgaccCCTGCCCGGATCATGCATGTACCTGCTAACAACACTAACAGCCTGTGAAATATCTGGTCTCGTacataccattgcatacatcaagcttccAACTGCATttgcatatgggacttttgccatgtACTCTTGTTCTTCCTTAGTCGTTGGAGATAACTggttacttagtttaaaatgaggagcaagtggggtacttacaggttttgtaccTTCAGACATACCGAAACGTTGTAGTACCTTCTCCAAATACTGTTTTTGTGACAGCCAAAGTTTGCCCCTCTTTCTATCCCGagttatttccatgccgagaatcttcttagcttcccctaaatccttcatctcaaactctttactcaactgagccttcagtctATCAATCTCCATTTGGCTCTTTGCTGcaatcagcatatcatcaacatacaagagtaagtAGATGTAGGAACTATCTTGAAGCTTGCGCAAATACACACAATGATCGTATTTGCTTCTTTTGTACTTCTGGTCCTTCATGAACCTGTCAAATCGTTTGTACCATTgtctcggagattgtttcaatccgtaCAACGATTTGCTAAGTTTACACACCCAATTTTCTTTACCAGCAACCCTgtatccatctggctgagtcatatagatttcctccttCAAATCACCGTGTagaaacgcggtcttcacatcaagttgagctagctccaaattcaactgcgctaccaaggccaacaaaattctaatggaggaatgtttaacaactggagaaaatacctcattatagtcaattccctccttctgagcgtagcctttagccaCTAACCTTGCCTTGTAACGAACATCTTCTTTGTCGGGAAATCCTTCTTTCTTTGCAaatacccatttgcaaccaatcgctttcttcccttttggtagttgtgccaacttccacgtcttgtttttctctagagattacatttcctcttccattgcacctaaccatctattattctctaaactctgaatggcttcggtgtaagtggatggaatattatcaacaactggaagtgcataagctaccatgtcagtgaaacgagcaggtttctgaatttctcgtctctgccttctgactgcaattgactctgattgctgttgaggttcttgggtagaaacctcttcctcatctgactctgtatctgccaatgaagaatcactagtggtaccttttgctggaattaccacactctgctcaaactccacctgctgcggagtacactccacctgctgcgaagtactactcactccttctggatttaccttattcaacatggcagattcatgaaaggtaacatccctactgattatcgtcttctttgcctctagacaccacaaacgatatcccttgacaccagcattgaagcccatgaatagagccttctttgctcttggatctaactttgattctttcacatgataatatgcaatagaaccaaaaatgcgcaaggtgtcataatcagtagcaggttttccataccatttctccaaaggagtcttgccatttatagcagatgatggcaaatgattgatgagatgttgagcgtacgtcacagcctcagtccaaaactttctatctaatccagcattagataacatacatcgaactttctccacaagcgttcgattcatacgctctgccaccccattctgttgcggtgttccacctacggcgaagtgccttactatgccacaatcttggcatatcttcaggaaaggatcgcttttatattctccactgttgtctgatcggagaaccttaatcttccttcctgtctgattttcaactttagttttccacttaaggaaaacttcaagcacctcatctttgtttttcataggaaacacccaaactcgtctggaaaaatcatcaataaaggtgacaaaataacgtcttcctccaagtgatggagtcttggatggtccccatacatcagaatgcacataatccagaatacctttagtattgtgaatcccagtgccaaatttcacccttcgttgttttcccagaacacaatgctcgcaaaattcaagtttgcaagtctttgtacctttcaataatccttgcttggctagagtttgcaaggatttttcaccagcatggcccaaacgcatatgccacagctatgttgcctcagcgtcctttttggtactcgtaattgctgctgctgttgtcccgaccactgtactaccttggtagtaatacagattgttctttcttatgcctttcaacatcaccaatgctcctgaagttgctttaagaactccatctcgtattgtcacaactaggcctttagattctaacgaccccaaagagatgagattcttcttcaactttgggacatatcgtacatcccgcaaaattctagtagatccatcatgactcctcagtttaattgaacctatcccggctattttacatgtgttatcattacccatgtaaacaaccccttcatctagtttttgaaattcaaagaaccattcccgaatgggacacatatgataggaacaaccagaatccatgatccactcatctgcatataatgttgaagatgtcatactaagagaaaagtctgactctgcttcactattgcattctgcaacatttacatcttgcggagtcttcccttttttcttcaattttggacaatctttcttccaatgtcctttttctttgcaaaaagaacattcatctttggcaacagctcgacctttggactttcttctcttccccttagactgactttgctgacgacctcttgttaccaatgcttccactgctgcttcacctgaacctttcaacttatcctttcggcgtagttcatagctatacaatgcagcagttacttcattgaaagttacttccgattttccatgaagtagagtagtttcaaggtactcaaactcctcaggaagcgatcccaacaacattaacgccaagtcttcgtctttaaaagtcacatccaaattcaacaaatcagccaccagctgattaaaattggtaatgtgctcgttcatcgtggtactaggaacataattgaaacgaaacagtcttttcttcatatgcaacttattttgactgttcttcttcaagaatttctcctccaatgctttccacaatttacttgcagaagtctctttactgaatgtatacttttgctctctggaaagacatgatcgaattgtaccacatgccaatcggttgatggtcttccattctttatcatcaaccccttctggtttttcttcctcaatggcaatatctagaccctgttgaaagagggcatctagaagctcactttgccacatgccgaaatgacctgttccatcaaaaatttccactacaaatctcgtatttgcagttccaatcctcggcaaaatgtacgaagtggaagttgttgatatggatggtttttcttctgtcatttttgccatagcttctatttaatagccaccaaatgcggaatacccacaagctttaagaaatgtttctgatgtgtaagatcagactaagctgcaaacacagagcatactacaaaaccttggctctgataccaattgttgcggaagcgacgataatattaataacaatattatcagaaatatttagataattattatgccaacaattatactaagaaaattcccagttaaattggaggggtcacaaatggtcccgcttaaaacccaacaactagacagaactcacttagatatttatagcaataataactaaataaatataaccaacataaagctattaaatataagcaaacaaataagaaataaaataccagagatttaacgaggttcggccaatttagcttacgtcctcggacactaccaaatcaatatttcttctagaaatattacaaaggagaagattttgggatgatacaaccaaagggggaggggttctatatataacaaaccaaaccccctccctttctatcttttcctaatgtgggatattgccaatattcaacaatagTTACCTCGGTATTAGTTGCATTTTAatatgagtaaattaatttttacatattagattaaagagtaaatcaaattttatttattaaaatttttacttaattcTATCGTTAAAAACTGATGTGGatgataaaataatcaaatagttaCATGTAATGTGTCATATATActtcattttaacatacatacaataatttttaacaaataaaaataaataaattttttaatacaaaaaagAACTTCTAATACTACGTTTAAGGCAGCTCTAATCTAATATAGTAAGAAATGGAGATGGGTGATGCTGAGTTTTGTGTTATGAATCTTGATTTTGGCTGAAAACAGGGATCAGACATTCATGGAACATTTTGGATGTAGACTAAACATACTTTCTTTTATAGTTCCAAAGACAAAATGGCATCTTAGGGTTTCAACATCTgacaattcatatacatatatcgaATGACTTGCTCCATCGCCTTATACTAAATGCTTTGATTAGACACATCAGTGCAAATATAAACCTTTTCTGTGCTCCTCTTAATTCCAGGGTGCAGGGAATAGTTTTGGAACATGACAACATAGACCCTATGATATGTCCAGTAGCAATTTGTAGTTGTCCCCatccaatttatttattatttttcacatgctttatgcatttgaaatttttatatataaaaaagatgGAATGAGAAAGTGCAAAAGGATAAGAAGACGATAAATATGGAATGGATATTAATGTGCAATGAAAATCATGTCATTTTCTTTGTCAGTTTTTGCTGAAAGTGTTAATATCCCGTTGCTTAAATTGTACAAACCCATGCCAAAGTGTTTTTATGTTCATCGTAAGGTTGGCTTCATccttatttcatatcaattttaaataataatttgacgATCGATATAGTAAATTAGTATTTATTAAcgagtaaaaatatatatattaatccaaGTCGATCCgagaattaatattaaaaattagagaaaaaattgtttgaattttgattagtaAATACGTGATGttcaaaattatttcataaaagtaattcagtaactatttttatatttttaaatttaaatgactaaaatgtaaatttagtaTGGTACTAAACGGCTACAACTTAAACTTATGACATGAGTGTATAACGGTGAACACATTGGTCAGTGAGCAGGCAAGTCTTACAACTTGATTTTCTTTATGAGCTGGTGTTGCGACACTACAATTATAGCTTTGTTGGCTATGAGTTGCGTTACTTACCCCAAAAGAAAAAGCTGTCGAAGTGAAGAGAAGACTAATAGGGCTTGAGTGTAGCAGAATATGCCAGTTTCATTCCAATCACTTGcatcatttcaaaacattatgGAAGCCAAGATTCTAAGTACAACATAGtttcatttcatatatacatatatgataggGTGAATTCAAGCCTAAAACAAAATTATGGTTGAATAACCATCGGAGGATAATCAAAACCGATGGCTTCAAGCAATAACAAAGCCGTCATTCCCTCCGGGTTAAGTGCAAGTCATGGTAATTAATGGCGTTTCAACCTGACAAACCAGCTTTACTCTTGAGATGTTGCTTGGGCCTTGGAGTCCATAATGTTACCTTCCCACCGTGTTACGGTTTGATTCTCAGATACCCAAATCTCCTCTGCTACCTGGTTTATGAGCCTGAAATCATGACTAACAAGTACCAATCCACCAATATCCCACTCATTCAATGCTTCAGCCAGTGAATCGATGGTCTCGACTCGATATCCAAATGGTTTGTTGGTTCATCCAACAGCAGTAAGTGAGGTTGTCTATATGCTAACCATGCAAAGATGACCCGACTCCGTTGTCCATCAGATAGATTCTTCATTGGCATTACTTGTGCTTTACCTGTCAATCCAAACTTCCCAATTGCAGCTCTCATCCGCTCTTCCTCATTTCCAGGGTATTCCTTTATCATATACTGGAGGGCAGACATTTCCAAGTCGAGTTTTCTTTTCCTGCATCATCTTGTTAAAACCGAGACCAAATAAAATTTCAGCAGCAAGTTTCTCAGCAGTTGATGCATCCATGGCATCCAACCTCTCATAGATACGTTCGAGTTGCTCCCCACCACCATCATCCTAAAAGAGTGTTACAATGTATGTTATTGAAGAACATCGTCTAGCATAAGTATAATACTCGGTTAGCGAATAAACCTATGCTGCCAATATTTCTACTTCTTTCTCCAATTTTAACCTCTCCTCGTCACAACTTATGACAGCCTCCAATGCGGACATGTCAGAAGCTTCAATCTCCCTTGTGAGATGATAGATATCCATGTGCTCTGGAACCGGAAGTTCACGCAATTCTATAGCAGCAAGCAATGTGGATTCCCCACAACCATTTAATCCAAGCAAGCCATAGCGTCTGCATATAGATATTATGATGTAAAAAAGGGGTCTCACCATATAAAACTCCAAACGGGGATTATAGATATTCCCACCCCACGCAACATAGGTAAGGTTAACAAACCTGCCATAATTAAGGAAGTTTATCTTTTATCTACTTCTCTTGATTTGGTTTCTCTTTTTATCTTTATCTCCTGTTATTTTGATAGATTTTGATAGTAATATTGTTTATCTTTTATGTTTTGAGTATCTAAATACTATTACAATATCAATAATATTTGATGAGTTTTCTATCCCTTCATTAAAACTCTGATATGATATCagagcttctttttttttcagaacaaaatgaaattcaattaaaattaaatgttcaAAGTTCAATGATTAAATAGTTCCTTACAACCCGATCGAAATAAAATGAACAACAATAAACTAACCAGAGCCTGTGAAAAGAAAGGAGCGGAAAGCTTCATTCTGTTTCTGTTCGCTGAGCCTGAAAACCACGAGTCCATGGTAACACCAGTCAGTGAGCTGATACTGGTAAAAGCTTGTTAGCCTTGGAGGAGT
This region includes:
- the LOC107936030 gene encoding auxin-responsive protein SAUR50, with the protein product MAKLNYKKNGIVKLKVVAEMFHKSLSLKKKWKHNEARHGSNNVPDDVKEGHFAVVAEHGEEPRRFVVPLSYLTHPRFLMLLEQAAEEYGFDHKGALTIPCCPSELERILADEQQQQGQEREDPNANVTWATSYEAMIQSY